A DNA window from Hordeum vulgare subsp. vulgare chromosome 1H, MorexV3_pseudomolecules_assembly, whole genome shotgun sequence contains the following coding sequences:
- the LOC123418931 gene encoding glycosyltransferase BC10-like: protein MSAKKNHKQQQQQRAVAQMVVAAAMATPCPTKTLFVALGFALGIVATLSLMGSTGSSALPGAALELFFPSHPVNVSTEVRPRQPPRPVQVQPQAAPAVSASSPPPVPVADAGISRHAALPVQPQTAPATGVSSPPSPPLVADAGSDKKRAALHENASTAEEEGGRRPVVDDDDDDRLMALASAAPRAVRVGAGGAPKVAFLFLAKWDLPMAPLWERFFEGHRGLYSVYVHTHPAFNASAAASDDSGSAFHRRHIPSKEVKWGHISMVEAERRLLAHALLDHSNARFILLSESHVPLFDFPTVYSYLINSTKVYMESYDEPGGTGRGRYKRGMAPTITPWQWRKGSQWFEMDRALAVDVVADDIYFPVFKKLCKHNCYADEHYLPTFLHIRHPKAAAGRIVTWVDWSHGGPHPSRFTRMEVTVDFLRWLRGGTTCEYNGRTTTICFLFARKFLPNSLTRFLRFAPKVMGFG from the exons ATGAGCGCAAAGAAGAACcataagcagcagcagcagcagcgtgcCGTGGCGCAGATGGTGGTGGCAGCAGCCATGGCGACCCCATGCCCCACCAAGACCCTCTTCGTCGCCCTCGGCTTCGCGCTCGGCATCGTGGCGACCCTGTCCCTGATGGGCTCCACGGGGTCTTCGGCTCTGCCAGGTGCCGCCCTCGAGCTCTTCTTCCCGTCGCACCCCGTCAACGTGTCCACCGAGGTGCGGCCCCGGCAGCCACCGCGGCCGGTGCAAGTGCAGCCACAGGCGGCACCGGCAGTCAGCGCCTCGTCTCCGCCACCGGTGCCCGTGGCCGACGCAGGCATTAGTAGGCATGCGGCTCTGCCGGTACAACCACAGACGGCACCAGCAACCGGCGTCTCgtctccgccgtcgccgccgctggTGGCTGATGCCGGCAGCGACAAGAAGCGTGCGGCTCTGCATGAGAATGCGAGCACTGCCGAGGAGGAGGGTGGACGGAGGCCGgtggtcgacgacgacgacgacgaccggcTGATGGCGCTGGCGTCGGCGGCGCCGAGGGCGGTGCGCGTGGGGGCCGGGGGCGCGCCCAAGGTGGCGTTCCTGTTCCTGGCCAAGTGGGACCTGCCGATGGCGCCGCTGTGGGAGCGCTTCTTCGAGGGCCATCGCGGGCTCTACTCCGTCTACGTCCACACCCACCCGGCATTCaacgcctccgccgccgcctcggaCGACAGTGGCTCCGCCTTCCACCGCCGGCACATCCCCAGCAAG GAGGTAAAATGGGGCCACATAAGCATGGTGGAAGCCGAACGACGTCTCCTGGCGCATGCACTGCTGGACCACTCTAACGCCCGCTTCATCCTCCTGTCAGAGTCGCACGTCCCGCTCTTCGACTTCCCCACTGTCTACTCCTACCTCATCAACTCCACCAAGGTGTACATGGAGTCCTACGACGAGCCGGGTGGGACGGGTCGGGGTCGGTACAAGCGTGGCATGGCACCCACCATCACCCCTTGGCAGTGGCGCAAGGGATCACAGTGGTTCGAGATGGACCGTGCCCTTGCCGTCGACGTCGTTGCTGATGACATCTACTTCCCGGTCTTCAAAAAGTTATGTAAGCACAACTGTTATGCCGACGAGCACTACCTGCCAACATTCCTCCACATCCGACACCCTAAGGCGGCCGCTGGGCGAATCGTGACGTGGGTTGATTGGTCCCACGGCGGGCCCCATCCATCGAGGTTCACGCGGATGGAGGTCACAGTGGACTTCCTGCGGTGGCTCAGGGGCGGGACGACGTGCGAGTACAATGGGAGGACCACCACAATATGCTTCCTGTTTGCGAGGAAGTTCCTTCCCAACTCGCTCACCCGCTTCTTGAGATTCGCGCCGAAGGTGATGGGCTTTGGTTGA